The following proteins are co-located in the Microplitis demolitor isolate Queensland-Clemson2020A chromosome 5, iyMicDemo2.1a, whole genome shotgun sequence genome:
- the LOC103573813 gene encoding U6 snRNA-associated Sm-like protein LSm8, with product MASGLESYVNHTVSIITSDGRNFVGTLKGFDQTINLILDDSHERVYSMTQGVEQVVLGLHIIRGDNVAIIGELDDEVDSKLKLRSIRAEPLSAVTH from the exons ATGGCATCAGGACTTGAAAGTTACGTTAACC ataccGTATCTATTATCACATCTGATGGAAGAAATTTTGTT ggAACATTAAAAGGATTTGatcaaacaattaatttaattcttgaTGATTCTCATGAACGAGTATACAGTATGACACAGGGTGTTGAACAAGTTGTTTTAGGTCTACATATAATCAGAGGTGACAATGT agcAATAATCGGAGAGTTGGATGATGAGGTAGATTCTAAACTTAAATTAAGATCAATACGTGCAGAACCTCTCAGCGCTGTTACtcattga